The genomic stretch CAACCTCATGGTCGTTGTTGTGTTTGTCATCGCCGACTGGCTCATTCTGGACCGGATCCTAGGACTGGAGATTCTCATCACGTCGCCtgcctttttgttttctgcgggcttgctctccatcatcccgcTGGCATACTTTATTGGCCAGGCCGTAGCATCCATCTCTGCTCAGTCCTCCATGGGCTTGGGtgctgccatcaacgccCTCTTTGCCACTGTTGTCGAGGTTTTCCTCTACTGCGTTGCACTGAACCAGGGCAAAGGTCAACTTGTCGAGGGAAGCATTGTGGGAAGTATATTTGCCGGTATCCTGTTCTTGCCGGGCATCTCCATGTGCTTTGGAGCCCTGAAGCGAAAGACTCAGCGGTTCAACGCCAAATCGGCCGGCGTGACATCTACCATGTTGCTCTTTGCCGTGGTGGGCGCTTTTGGTCCGACGCTATTCTACCAAATCTACGGCTCCCATGAGCTCAACTGCATGGACTGCGAAGATTACGCCTATGGTGGCTTCAACGAAGAGGGCGCTGCGAGGGACTGTCGCCGGTGCTACTTTTCGCAAGTGCCTGCTCTAGACGACCGATTTTATCTCGAGGCCGTGCGTCCATACTGCTACGCGGCagccttcttgctcttcttctcatacCTCGTTGGACTCTGGTTTACGCTGCGTACTCACGCTGCCGTCATCTGGAATGCagaggtggaagaaaagagacatgAAGAGGCCATGCACGCGTCGACGACTCTTCGTCCCCCGCATCAACCATCCACGGCCGACGGTACCGGGGCTGATATCCGCGATTCGCATCTCTACAAGCGCATCCTGGGCCAGTCTCTAAAGCAGGTCGGCTTACCGGACGCCTCCCGGCCGGGCTCCACGACTGGCCAGGATGCTGGTGGGCTAAACATGACTCCTCACGTGGTGCCGCCCAAGGGTACTGCTGATGAGGATCAACCGCCCTTGCGCTCAACGATCAAGGTTCCCGGTCTCAGCCAGGTCGACAACAGCGTTCTCGTACGTGAGGTCGCCGAGATcgcagccacagcggccACAATTGCCTCCCGTGACCGATATGTGCATAAGGCGTCCAGCACCGGCGTTGCTACACCGCGGCCGCACGGCGCCAGCCGGCCAAGCCACCTCCATGATGTCGAAGAGGACGCCGCTACTGCGGGTGCTGCAACTGCTCAAGCAGGGGGCCATGGAGGCCACGACGCGCCAAACTGGAGCCGCACCAAGAGTACTGTGATCCTGCTGGGGGCCACCATCTTGTACGCCATAATTGCCGAGATTCTGGTCGACACTGTCGACGTCGTGCTGGAAAGCTTTGCCATTGACCAAAAATTTCTCGGACTGACCCTCTTTGCTCTAGTCCCCAATACTACCGAATTCTTGGTAAGCACACAGGGGATCATTCCCACCCAATCCTCTGAACCCGTGCCCacgttgcttttttttttttttttttttttttttttcttttgcctgggctgggctgaCGCTAATTGAATTTGTCTAGAACGCCATTTCTTTCGCCATGAATGGAAACATTGCACTATCGATGGAGATTGGCTCCGCATATGCTCTCCAAGTGTGCCTGCTTCAAATCCCTTGCCTAGTACTCTTCTCGGCTGTCTTCCCAAACATCCCGGTAGGAGGTGATGCTGCCAAGTATAcgttttctttgctcttcccGCAGTGGGACTTGGTCACCGTCGTCCTGTGCGTATTCCTGCTCAGCTACGTGTACGGCGAAGGCAAGAGCAACTATTTCAAGGGCAGCATCCTCCTGCTGACATACCTTGTGGTGGTGATTGGGTACTACTTCAGCGGCTACACCGAGGGATCCATGGGAATGCAGCGGTTCGACGTGATGGGGGCCGATGGCAAGTATCAGAAGTTTAAGACGATTGGCAGATCAACAAACGGGAGAGCGTTCCAAGTGATTTAAGCCAAGACTGCggggagctgcagcagcaattttTTCATCTCGTTAGTTTGATAAAAAATATCCGCCAGGGTCGAACGACAGGCTGCATTCGTCAGGTAGTCTTGTTCGTCAGTGTTACTTTGGCTTTTCCATTGCTCTGTTCTCTTTGCCCCAATCAGCTTTTGGGAAAGTGGGTGCTCCATCTTGCAGCGTGGGTTACCTGcatgctttttcttcttctttttcctcttttacCTTTGTTGGAAGGGTAAACTGCCCGGGGTatttgtcttgttttgcAGAGCCGGCATGTTCCTTTGAGCGAATCGGGTGcattttctttccttctttttctttgctcaaTTTTCTCTCGTCACCACTACCTATCTCATACCTATAGCATGGCTTATTTGAAATTGTTCCACGGGATGGCAGGCTGCACGGCAGTTGCATGTATTTGTGTAATACTACCCAACTTAGGCTGAGTCTCATTTTTATGgctgtttccttttttttttttttccttttctgtctttAGTGTTACGCGGCAAGCCTGATGTGGCATGAAGTCGACAGATGCATCTATACGAAAAACGAAAATCTCTTGTCTTGTTAACATTTGTACTACTGTGTGATTCCCGGCATATAAAATACCACCATGACCATCATGGCTGTTAAAAGTGTGAATTAATATAAATCCCTGCATGAGCCGCGTGACCATGTGCGTCCTtcactctcactctcactcaCTTTCTCTCTTGAAACATATGCCTGGCCCATCCGGAAGACGACGGCAAGCTCTTCAAATCCAAAACGGAATGACAGCCGCccaaagatggcagcagcatgttCTAGATTCTAGATCTTTCTCCACCAACAAGGTGTCAACTATACACATACAACAAATACACACATGAAGTTTCCAGTCTTTTTCACTAACGCGGGAGTCGAACGTTTAGCTCCCGGAGACGCAAAAAAACAGGGTCCTGGCTTTGCCCGAATAGGAAGCGCAGTGCATATCTTGCATGAGGACCCTGGATTGGGGTGGAGCGAGAACATGCTCTACTCGGTATCAGAAAATGGCTTTACTTTGGTTGTGCCCCTTTGCTATTGCTGATACTACAACTAGTGAATGAGCTGGTGGTCTGTTAGTGCAGCTTGAATGAAACGGTGTTTACGGAGTAAAATAGAGTAAAAGTATCTATATATCTACAtgtagatggagagagagaaaacacGTGGGAGCAAAGGAGATGATAGATAGGTAGGCATGTAGTATGTGCAGGTAGGGCTATAAGATGGTTTGTTTTACCGCAAGTTCGCCCAGCCCCATAATTCGTGCGTCCGGCATCGCGATGGAGCGATATGTCGTTTTTACGGTGGTGGCAGTAAGTAGTTTGgaagggcaaaaaaaaaaaggaacaaggGGGGTTGGGTTGGGATGGATCGCTCAGCTGACTATCTTAAAATTTCCAAATCTTTGAACCcccttcccttttttttttttttttcatctctttctcaTACTCCGTGACGATGCTAGGCGGATGGAggatgggctgctggagtTTCCCTTTCCGGACGTGAGGAATCCGCACATACCGATCGGGGGCTGTGGATTTTTCTGGTGTTTGAACTTGGACCctggctttgtttttttttttttataagcgCCTCTGGTTTGTTagtgggagagaaaaagtcgTGTCAAAGATTGGATCCTTGTTTGATATTACTCGATAGTTACTACTATTAGGTAGTAGTGATGATCAGCGTGTAGTAGTAGATGTTACTCCGTTAAAGGAtcataataaaaaacaaacGATTCGTAATAGACATACCGGGTGTTGCTGCCCCCTGTTCCGATATATGCACATACTTTGTACGGACGATGGGTAAAAGTGCCGAAAGCCAGGGGTAAATATGAGAGAGGCAGTGACATCTGACAAGCCGGAGCTAGGATGGGCgattaaagtttttttttcttctctcagtctttttttgtgtggTTCATGGGTATGACCGCCGGATCGTGCTCCGTATGAGCTCCGTATGatatactagtagtagcaggTATCGTGAAGTGGATTTTGGGGGGGAGGCTGGGTATATAAAGCTAGAGAGATGGAATGAGAATTGGAAAGGGGCGAGCGTGAGCGTGATTGCGTATCtgtctgtcttgtcttgttcttttcctgctcttcttcttcttcttttttgagTCTGAGCAAAAGAAATACGCCGGGAGTTTTCTGTTTGACAGCTGCTTCCACCATCTTGAGTGCCAATTTCTGCCTTTATATATCAGCATTTTATATCACAACCACAGCTTCACATACAGACAGACGGACAGATATACATCACCTCATTAGAAGATATATTTACGGGCCTTCACCGGGTGCAGCTCAATGCCTGCAGTCGAGCCCATCCTGACCGAAATCTCCGCCTCGACGTCGCCAACAGTCACGTCGCCGTCCTCGCCAACAGCCACGGTCACGTCTCCAAGCGACCAGAATCTCGCTTCTCTGGCGGGTATCgacaaaggcagccaagatgagAAAAAGCGTGCAAGTGATGCCACTGCGGTAGTTGAAATCCGTccagatgatgatgtggAGGCCCAGCGCGAAAATGAGAGCCGAGATCAAGACGAGCTGGGCCTTTCTATTCCGGCGCCTGATACGAGCAGAGATGCGTGGCTGTTCCTGGGGGCGTGTTTCATGATGGAGGCCATGGTATGGGGTAAGCTGAATGAGTAATGCCTAGTATTGATATTAGATGTGTGCTGATACGAGCAATGGACAGGCTTCCCATTTGCCTTTGGCATCTTCCAAGACTACTACCGCACTCATCAGCCATTTGAAGGCTCGTCCAAGACGGCCATTATAGGAACTTGCGCCACGGTAAGCATTGACAATCCTTCTTATGAAATTAACAGACGAACTGACTCTTGCTCCAGGGCATCATGTATCTCGACGCCCCCCCTCGTCATTGCCCTCGCCCGCCTCTATCCCAAGCAGGGCCGCTTCAATCCCACCATCGGCCTGCTCATGATGTGCGTCGCCCTCGCGCTGTCCTCGTTTGCCACCAACACGACGCATCTCATCCTCACGCAGGGCGCGCTGTACGGCATCGGCGGCTCCATCGCCTACAACCCGTGCCTGATGTACGTCGACGAGTGGTTCGACCGCCGCAAGGGCCTGGCCTATGGCTTGATGTGGTCCGGCACCGGTCTTGGGGGCTTCACGATCCCGCTGGTGCTTGAAGCATTGCTCAACCGCTATGGGTTCCGGGCCACGCTGCGGATATGGGCCGTGGCGCTCTTTGTCCTGACGATGCCGCTCGTCTACTTTGTGAAGCCGCGTCTGCCGCCTTCAATGACTGCGCACATCAAGCCCCTGGACTGGAGCTTCATGAGGACTCGCGTCTTTGCCATATACCAGCTCGGCAACGTCATCGAGGGcatgggcttcttcttgccggGCATTTTCCTCCCGACATACGCGCAGGATGTTCTCGGCGCGGGCTCTTTTGCCTCTGCGGCCACGCTGCTGGTGCTCAATATCGGGTCAGTCATTGGGCCTGTCACGATGGGGACGCTGGTTGACAGATTGCACGTTACGACGTGCATTCTGATATCAACCGTAGGCGCTGTTTttggtcttcttcttctatggGGTCTAGGATCGAATATCGGCATTTTATACGTCTTTAGTCTTGCTTACGGCCTCTTTGCCGGGTCTTTTACAACTTCTTGGCCAGGCATCATGAGGCACGTCGTCAAGGTGGCCACTGCAAGGGACAAGGCAGCCACTGCTGGAGATATCGACGGCGTCAGCGTGAGCAAGTATGATCCTCTCATGGTGATTGCTTTCCTGTCGATTGGCAGAGGCGTGGGAAACATTATCGCGGGCCCGCTGAGCGAGGCTCTGATTAAAGGTATGCCGTGGCAGGGCCAGGCGACCGGGGGGTTATGGGAGCGGGTATGGCGTTTTGATTGTGTTTACGGGTGCTACGGCTTTGGCGGGAGGTGTGAGCTTTGTTGCGAAGAAATTGGGATGGATGGAATAGATGGGTTTTGTATCATGGGCTTTGACTGTTGAGTTTATATAGATGGGTATCA from Trichoderma atroviride chromosome 3, complete sequence encodes the following:
- a CDS encoding uncharacterized protein (TransMembrane:14 (o267-297i309-327o420-448i508-528o540-560i572-594o606-628i640-663o716-734i928-945o965-985i997-1017o1037-1054i1061-1080o)~BUSCO:EOG092D0WLP), whose protein sequence is MDPSQQDNAPPAHRASTSSGMMSPTDTRTNPLSRHSSIIGESVPENYHSTDTVRRRPEGYGTIQGSSSIRSSQTLGEPSIERPQAARNIQAAPGRSTSAAGPERSQSYARLRKPPLSRRTSTNTPHKGAVFSADDDAYEVQADAAERRAGLSTRRRQPPPLGLTRIQSYRSGEEEQESEQDDENSVAGEEHEEEEELPLDEHVDCESEGEISEAESFTLKDRQQAINQTHPFGIRVWKPALYKKDRSIQKFAQADIHSTPGGRVSNWLLLFNLAWTIFFGWWIACLAAFGAIICLLFAAAPSGREYGRVLWGLAGYLFYPFGKFIRLEKDEAYMDEDQDEGRSISEYEQWQNGDLEYGRLFFGPDRHRSIIGRSRRSLDSEAPSETESLLGRGRRQDSSDLHPRLKRRLFGRGEWNIGRIIFFVFFYCLISPSLILVSGICWFLVFWIPMGKVTMLLFDHLRRHPLALSFESHISYARVDDAPDSSILVCTYRAVGSKYWKYTIDGTNIFLINLMVVVVFVIADWLILDRILGLEILITSPAFLFSAGLLSIIPLAYFIGQAVASISAQSSMGLGAAINALFATVVEVFLYCVALNQGKGQLVEGSIVGSIFAGILFLPGISMCFGALKRKTQRFNAKSAGVTSTMLLFAVVGAFGPTLFYQIYGSHELNCMDCEDYAYGGFNEEGAARDCRRCYFSQVPALDDRFYLEAVRPYCYAAAFLLFFSYLVGLWFTLRTHAAVIWNAEVEEKRHEEAMHASTTLRPPHQPSTADGTGADIRDSHLYKRILGQSLKQVGLPDASRPGSTTGQDAGGLNMTPHVVPPKGTADEDQPPLRSTIKVPGLSQVDNSVLVREVAEIAATAATIASRDRYVHKASSTGVATPRPHGASRPSHLHDVEEDAATAGAATAQAGGHGGHDAPNWSRTKSTVILLGATILYAIIAEILVDTVDVVLESFAIDQKFLGLTLFALVPNTTEFLNAISFAMNGNIALSMEIGSAYALQVCLLQIPCLVLFSAVFPNIPVGGDAAKYTFSLLFPQWDLVTVVLCVFLLSYVYGEGKSNYFKGSILLLTYLVVVIGYYFSGYTEGSMGMQRFDVMGADGKYQKFKTIGRSTNGRAFQVI
- a CDS encoding uncharacterized protein (EggNog:ENOG41~TransMembrane:7 (n3-8c12/13o22-41i53-74o86-106i127-149o155-176i188-211o217-236i)) → MMCVALALSSFATNTTHLILTQGALYGIGGSIAYNPCLMYVDEWFDRRKGLAYGLMWSGTGLGGFTIPLVLEALLNRYGFRATLRIWAVALFVLTMPLVYFVKPRLPPSMTAHIKPLDWSFMRTRVFAIYQLGNVIEGMGFFLPGIFLPTYAQDVLGAGSFASAATLLVLNIGSVIGPVTMGTLVDRLHVTTCILISTVGAVFGLLLLWGLGSNIGILYVFSLAYGLFAGSFTTSWPGIMRHVVKVATARDKAATAGDIDGVSVSKYDPLMVIAFLSIGRGVGNIIAGPLSEALIKGMPWQGQATGGLWERVWRFDCVYGCYGFGGRCELCCEEIGMDGIDGFCIMGFDC